In the genome of Kazachstania africana CBS 2517 chromosome 6, complete genome, the window CAAGTTGCAATAGCACAAGAATACGTGATTCGAGTCCCCTCCCCGTCTGCTGCATCGTGCGTGGGACATCCTTTAGTTACTAATATTCTTTGGTGGTCAAGTAACGTATCTATCTCTCTCGTCGTTCCAGCTTCCTCCTATCAAACAAAAGCCCCCTTCCCCATCCTATATCAACTTTTTAGTATCGAAAGAACTGTTTCTTTCGTCTGACCCATTCATATCCATATCATGTATAACCCGATTTCATTGTCGGGTAATCCTGACTCAGGGACTCCCCTATcaatagaaaataataattcaaatggtAACACCACTACAAATACTCCAACCGCTTCTCCACCGCCATTTGACTCAAATAACAATCTAAGTAATAGCAGTAGCGCATTGGCCGCGTTTGGTATACAGCCACTTGCTAACAGCAATCCCACAAGATCAAGTGCCGGACTAAACTCCCTTTTAAGTTCATTTGGAATTAGACAGAATAGCAATGCTGTAGATACAAATCCATTTCGTAACAACGGCACTAACAATGCTAATCTCTTGAATTTGAACACTACTAGTACTGTCGTCGATTCAGTCACTCACAATAATACGCCTCTACCAATAACTCTCTCTTTGACTGCCAatcaacaaaattcaaataatctCATCAATAATGCAATAACAAACCATATCAGCAATATGACAAAttatgaaaataatgaacaaCTTTATAATGAGCCTTcaacaaatttgaaaaatttacgTCATTGGATTTATGGGCCTGATCAGttatctaataataataataataacaatactaataacaataataatatcacTTTGCATCTTGATTTACCAGAAGATACCGTTTTACCGTCATCTATAGATAATGCAACTCTAAGACAAAGAAAGGATAAAAGCGGCATGTTCAGTATTAGATTGACCCCATTTATAGACACCTCACAACAATCAACTAATAATCAGGGCCTCTTTTTCGATCCAATCATAAGAACTGCAGGTCCAGGTTCTCAATTAGTTATAGGTCGCTACACCGAAAGAGTACGTGAGGCAATCTCAAAACTACCTGACCAATATCATCCCGTCGTCTTCAAATCAAAAGTCATTTCAAGAACGCACGGCTGTTTTAAAGTAGATTCTCAAGGTAATTGGTTTATTCAAGACGTAAAATCATCAAGTGGTACCTTTTTAAATCATCAACGGCTCTCTCCTGCATCCACTTTatcaaaagattatttGTTACATGATGGTGATATCTTACAATTAGGTATGGATTTTAGAGGCGGTactgaagaaatttatAGATGTGTTAGAATGAGGGTAGAACTTAATAAATCATGGAAACGTAAAGCAAACAAATTCAACAAAGAAGCCGTTAAAAGACTTAAATTATTgacaaatttgatgaatgaaaatggtatgGATCAAGAAGACTGTTCCATTTGTTTGTCCAAAATAAAACCATGTCAAGCAATTTTTATCTCTCCTTGTTCTCATAGCTGgcattttcattgtatCAGAAGACTAGTAATGGTGTCTTATCCGCAATTTGTTTGTCCCAATTGCAGAGCTTCTTGTGATTTAGAAGCTACTTTAGAAAGTGAAGACggagaagaagattccGATTATTTACAAGAGGAAGATCAGTTTGATAATAacgatgataatgatgataataacaacaacaataatgataatgaggTTTTGCATCAACTGGGTGTAACATTAGAAGATCCAAagaatgatattgatatgGAATAATCGTTTGATAAATAATCAATTCAACACGCattagtatatatatatagatacATATATATCGTTAGTATTATTTCCCTTTTTCTgttcatatttatttacaataaCTTGTTGGTACTAAACCTTTTAGTCCATTCAATTCTCCATAAGTCCATCCACTACCATCATCGCCCTTTATGACTGTGACAACATCACCCACATTGATACTAATTTCGTCATCACCCTGTGCTACATAGTCAAAAACAACTTCAAGAGTTCTTACATGTTTCCTTCTTGGAGGTGGTACGCTTGGTTTTGCCCTAACTGGCTCGCCAATTTCAATGTATGATGTAGGAACGACACCTACTGCATGACCTTGAGATAGGTTCTTAATTTTGGTCCACCCAGAACCAGTATCGGCTTCAATCACATCAAAGACATCACCGGGCGTaacatcaatttcatctgCATCTTGTTTTGCATATGCGTAAAGGACTTTGTTTTTGTTATGGTTACTTTCAATACTTTGATTTTCATGTTCCGTTTGTGTTGTTGTAGTAGAGGACCTTGTACGTGAGCTAAAGACAGAGATTCTATTAGAATTATTCTGAGAGGTACTTGTTGAAGTACCAGCATCAACATTTAgcacattttttttgaatttagaGAAAAGGCCgccttttttcttcaattttgagaCATCGATATTATCAGTAGATAAATCCATCTCTTTAGGgacattattttgaatactCTCCATCGATACTTCAGCCACTAATTTATTGGTCTCATGCAATgtgaaagaagaaataaatttcaaataattcttcaaattttcataaaattcGTTAGCGTCAAGTGTGTCCTCATTGGATTTCAACTCTTGcttctttttattaaaCGCTGCCAATTTCTGCAACTCATCTTGAGTTATATCATTCAACTTGTCGAATTGTTGTTCTGCCTTGGCTAACTCAagcttcaaaaatttaagTTCCTGAGCACTTGGTACTGTGAACGCTTCATCATCATGCCAAATTGGAGAAGGTCTGAATTGATAGTCGCTTGGCTCCTTCCAACTTTTTACATTATGTTTTATGAACATTGCTGTACCAAGCGATGGTTTGTCTTGCTTAATAACATTGTTTGATGCTGTGAGACGTGAAGTAATACTATCACTAAATTTCTTCTCCACATCACTGGCACTTAGCCAGatattattcaagaataaTATTCTCGTCTCATTTAGATCCTGTAAAAGATCAACCACTTCTGGAACATCCTGAAAATAGAATTTGTCCTTGATTCTATTCGCttgatttatctttatgAGGtaattatttttactattattcattgagacttctttttcttgaagtTTTCTCTTATTTCTATCATTACCAGATTTGGTAGCTTTATTTCTCGCATTTTCCATACTTTCGCAAGATTCATCGTATGCCTTTTTGGCTTTCTCAACTTCTACCATggatatttttcttttattttccatttcttcgTTGAAGCCATTGATTTTACCCAAGGTCATATCTAACTTCGTGTATAGGCCGTTTAGTTGGGCACAGATTTTGGCCTCAAAGTCATTTCCTAGTTGATTGTGGTCCTTAGAAACCTGTTCAGtctgtttcaaaatttcattccAAGTGACAACAGTAGCTGATTCAACAGAACCGGGTGTCTTTGTTGGGGTCTCACCCACAGATAAGGACACAGTAAcgttatttttcttattgaAATACTCACTTGTCAATGAATTGAGCCTCTCACTATATTccttttccaattttgcTCTTTCTCTGTAGAATGCTTCTATATCCTTTAACCATTTTATATTCGTATTTACCCATTTATAGGTCTCCTTGAAGGAATCTTTCAACTCGTTACCGATAGATAATTGATTGCTCATGGTGCACTATAAAAACAACGTACACGAGCAATTAGATTTAACCTACaagttttcttttattacCGGCTTGAAAGTgtcaaatttcaatatcctaatatttattttttcaagtaGAATAGGAGGAactttcattcaaaaaacTAGTTTTGTATTGTAACGATGTTCTTCAATTGGATGAATTACACAAGAAGTTGAAACAGCACTTACATTGGGCTTGATCAAatgcaacaacaacaacaaccaTCGAATATTACAAGGAGACATGATCCCAGTCATCCtcaccatcatcatcaattgacGGAAGAGCAACAACAATTCCAGTTATTCCAAGAGTCATTACCAAAGATTAACAGACTAGTGTATCAAATGCTActtaatgaaatcattcCTACTTCTATATCAGTTCAAAATAGGCTCGACGAGTCTGACGATAATAGTGACGCtgaacaattgaaaaagctgAGCATAAGTGAAAAACCTGTCGTACCTTCACATAAATTGGTGAGTCAAATGcatgaaataaaaaatgaaggGAGATATAACAATATTCTTGAACGTATAAGGACGATTGGCTTCAAATTGGGGTGCAAGATCGCTGATTTGCTGGTGTTCGCAAATaatccaaatttaaattttagAGATATGGATCTCTTAGctataatgaaatttgtcTGTAGAGACGTATGGAAATTGGTGTTTGGGAAACAAATAGACAATTTGAAGACCAATCATAGGGGGactttttatttgatagaTTATAGTTATCAGCCGATCAAGAATTTTGCTCTCAATGACGACACAAATAAGCTCAGTGCGGAAGAAttag includes:
- the TRS33 gene encoding Trs33p (similar to Saccharomyces cerevisiae TRS33 (YOR115C); ancestral locus Anc_2.160); this encodes MQQQQQPSNITRRHDPSHPHHHHQLTEEQQQFQLFQESLPKINRLVYQMLLNEIIPTSISVQNRLDESDDNSDAEQLKKLSISEKPVVPSHKLVSQMHEIKNEGRYNNILERIRTIGFKLGCKIADLLVFANNPNLNFRDMDLLAIMKFVCRDVWKLVFGKQIDNLKTNHRGTFYLIDYSYQPIKNFALNDDTNKLSAEELEKKELKSVEPFLELPVGIIKGVLEALGYNAKETICLATYIDLPNEDASHYGFSKGISFHVQVTNTTRQQQP
- the BZZ1 gene encoding Bzz1p (similar to Saccharomyces cerevisiae BZZ1 (YHR114W); ancestral locus Anc_2.159); the encoded protein is MSNQLSIGNELKDSFKETYKWVNTNIKWLKDIEAFYRERAKLEKEYSERLNSLTSEYFNKKNNVTVSLSVGETPTKTPGSVESATVVTWNEILKQTEQVSKDHNQLGNDFEAKICAQLNGLYTKLDMTLGKINGFNEEMENKRKISMVEVEKAKKAYDESCESMENARNKATKSGNDRNKRKLQEKEVSMNNSKNNYLIKINQANRIKDKFYFQDVPEVVDLLQDLNETRILFLNNIWLSASDVEKKFSDSITSRLTASNNVIKQDKPSLGTAMFIKHNVKSWKEPSDYQFRPSPIWHDDEAFTVPSAQELKFLKLELAKAEQQFDKLNDITQDELQKLAAFNKKKQELKSNEDTLDANEFYENLKNYLKFISSFTLHETNKLVAEVSMESIQNNVPKEMDLSTDNIDVSKLKKKGGLFSKFKKNVLNVDAGTSTSTSQNNSNRISVFSSRTRSSTTTTQTEHENQSIESNHNKNKVLYAYAKQDADEIDVTPGDVFDVIEADTGSGWTKIKNLSQGHAVGVVPTSYIEIGEPVRAKPSVPPPRRKHVRTLEVVFDYVAQGDDEISINVGDVVTVIKGDDGSGWTYGELNGLKGLVPTSYCK
- the DMA1 gene encoding ubiquitin-conjugating protein DMA1 (similar to Saccharomyces cerevisiae DMA1 (YHR115C) and DMA2 (YNL116W); ancestral locus Anc_2.157) encodes the protein MYNPISLSGNPDSGTPLSIENNNSNGNTTTNTPTASPPPFDSNNNLSNSSSALAAFGIQPLANSNPTRSSAGLNSLLSSFGIRQNSNAVDTNPFRNNGTNNANLLNLNTTSTVVDSVTHNNTPLPITLSLTANQQNSNNLINNAITNHISNMTNYENNEQLYNEPSTNLKNLRHWIYGPDQLSNNNNNNNTNNNNNITLHLDLPEDTVLPSSIDNATLRQRKDKSGMFSIRLTPFIDTSQQSTNNQGLFFDPIIRTAGPGSQLVIGRYTERVREAISKLPDQYHPVVFKSKVISRTHGCFKVDSQGNWFIQDVKSSSGTFLNHQRLSPASTLSKDYLLHDGDILQLGMDFRGGTEEIYRCVRMRVELNKSWKRKANKFNKEAVKRLKLLTNLMNENGMDQEDCSICLSKIKPCQAIFISPCSHSWHFHCIRRLVMVSYPQFVCPNCRASCDLEATLESEDGEEDSDYLQEEDQFDNNDDNDDNNNNNNDNEVLHQLGVTLEDPKNDIDME